DNA sequence from the Vicia villosa cultivar HV-30 ecotype Madison, WI linkage group LG3, Vvil1.0, whole genome shotgun sequence genome:
tttttttcttctaatattttagaaccttgaggacaaggttcaagtgaacccgtCGGCAATGATAGAGAGCTTAgtagaataatttattattagttttattagtattttgatgtattagatgttattatgttttctagaatattcttaagAGATTTTGGGCTTTTAATAGATTTTGGGCTTTTAGTTATTTATCCATTAGGAgaattatatatgtagtgtctttgacacattttagGGAATCAAAGAAATCAATGAAGTTTATTTTTATTCGTTTAGTTTATCTTTTCTTTAGTGTAGAATTTTAAAGCTTTCTTAGGATTTTTATAGTGTTCTCTTTTAGAGCCCATCATATTGTTAGTTCAACTTCTTACCTATACAGTATCCCATACTTAATAAGAACCATATTGTTGGTTAACTAACCTATCTGCATTGAAAATTAATGCATGTGAACTTGACACCTGGAACAAGTTACTTCAGCCATGACTTTGAAACCTTATGAgttcaaaaaaaaacataaaaacttcCATTATATGGCCAATGTTAGCAACAATGGCACCTTCAATTGGTTCAACATTGATCCATTTTCCATCTTTGAGAAACTGCAGTCCTTGAAAATCACCAAAATCAACCAAGAGAGTGATCCTAGAATTGTTGGCATGAGGATCAATCCCAAGAACTTGTTCAGGCTCTGGACATGGTGGATAACAATTTATCCTTATATCATATAGTCCTTCATGAAAAGTTTTTGATATCTTTGTATCCCCATGCCCCAAAGCCAATGTAATGAATCTCATTATTGATATTGCTTCCTCCCTTATatctttagaatatttttctaatGTTTTCCTGATAACATATTGCAAAAGAAGACCCTTACAAATATAACTAAAATATTGTTTTGAAAGTTTTGCAATGGAATCTCTTGCTTAAAACAAGGATGATATTATCTTGTTatgagtgaaggatagaaaaacacttagaaaggggggggggttgaataagtgtagcttttaaaacttgtaagataaaaacaatttgcacaatgatttttatcttggttcgttgttaactaaactactccagtccacccccttggagtgatttacctcacctgaggatttaatccactaatcacacaagattacaatggttttccacttagacaacttctaagtcttctagagtatactgatcacaacctgatcactctagaaacaaactgcttagataccctctaagactttctagagtatactgatcaacaacctgatcactctagttcttataacttaatgtaaacaaattcttttaagagttacaatgcttcttataaagctattatcacaactgtgattttctcttaagtttaagcttaatttcactaatatattacaacagcaatgtagtgaggttgaagatgaagtttgagagctttttgaatttgacagggtttctgtatatttgcgcaagtgttattttcaaagttcgtaaccttgcttctcatcagaacttctatttataggcgtttgagaagatgaccgttgggagcatttaatgctttgcgtcatccgtacagcattgcatttaatgtttcactcttttgtcaactacctcgagccttgctttcgctgtgtctattgatgttgcctttaatagctactaacgttccttttttcagtcagcgtagcctgtcatcttgtacttgcttctgatctgatgtttgtgtaaacaacgtttgaatatcattagagtcaaacagcttggtgcagagcatcttcttgtcttttgaccttgaagtgcttctaagcgtgataccatgagaacttcagtgcttctgcttctgatctcaagttcttctgatgcttccatagaccatgttctgatt
Encoded proteins:
- the LOC131659492 gene encoding oxoglutarate-dependent flavonoid 7-O-demethylase 1-like; translated protein: MRFITLALGHGDTKISKTFHEGLYDIRINCYPPCPEPEQVLGIDPHANNSRITLLVDFGDFQGLQFLKDGKWINVEPIEGAIVANIGHIMEIEILNLLELLKPELPKVPELPKPKILKVPEFPKPELMDYSHRGVIVMVQVDPY